One stretch of Streptomyces peucetius DNA includes these proteins:
- the cobG gene encoding precorrin-3B synthase: MPPAPSNRPDTDETPVTPVRDRSDACPGALRLHTADDGALARVRIPAGVLSAAQAYVLADAAERLGDGALDITSRGNLQLRGLEAGCGGELARLLDACGLLPAPRHERVRNVVASPLSGLDGRGHPDVQPLVRELDALLCASERAPELSGRFLFALDDGRGDMAEFAADVMLLAEPDGAWVRVDAGDAAVRVRAGDGPRAMLLAADAFLDAAAASATRAWRVRELPAAHALSTADLVGRIASAGIETFPAGALPGADRAGGGERPPAPGAGTGWVYAVAPLGRLTAAQWRLVAATADAHGTGELRVTPWRGVVVAGAGRQQAAALADAGLVTGPDSPWLGVGACTGRPGCAKSLADVRADATALLTAGAGGLPVHWSGCERRCGHPRGDWADVVATGDGHYEVSAPGAPPRTVPLPELAGALAAARTTTPTKTTTKTPTK, encoded by the coding sequence ATGCCTCCGGCCCCCTCGAACCGCCCGGACACGGACGAAACGCCCGTAACTCCCGTCCGGGACCGCAGTGATGCCTGCCCCGGCGCACTGCGTCTGCATACCGCGGACGACGGTGCGCTGGCGCGCGTCCGCATCCCGGCGGGCGTCCTGAGCGCGGCGCAGGCGTATGTGCTCGCCGACGCCGCCGAGCGCCTGGGCGACGGCGCACTCGACATCACCTCCCGGGGCAACCTTCAGCTGCGGGGCCTCGAAGCGGGCTGCGGAGGGGAGTTGGCGCGGCTGCTGGACGCCTGCGGCCTGCTGCCCGCACCCCGCCACGAACGGGTGCGCAATGTCGTCGCCTCCCCGCTGTCCGGTCTCGACGGCCGGGGCCACCCGGACGTGCAGCCGCTCGTGCGGGAACTGGACGCGCTGCTGTGCGCGAGCGAGCGTGCGCCGGAGCTCTCGGGCCGCTTCCTGTTCGCCCTGGACGACGGCCGGGGGGACATGGCCGAGTTCGCGGCCGATGTGATGTTGCTCGCAGAACCGGACGGTGCGTGGGTGCGGGTCGACGCCGGCGACGCGGCGGTACGTGTCCGGGCCGGCGACGGCCCCCGCGCCATGCTGCTTGCGGCCGACGCCTTCCTCGACGCGGCGGCCGCGAGTGCCACGCGTGCGTGGCGGGTCCGCGAACTCCCGGCGGCGCACGCGCTGTCGACCGCGGACCTGGTCGGCCGGATCGCGTCGGCCGGTATCGAGACGTTTCCCGCCGGGGCGCTGCCAGGGGCGGACCGGGCCGGTGGCGGAGAGCGCCCGCCCGCACCCGGGGCAGGCACCGGCTGGGTCTACGCGGTCGCACCTCTCGGACGGCTGACCGCCGCCCAGTGGCGGCTCGTCGCCGCCACCGCGGACGCGCACGGCACCGGGGAGTTGCGCGTCACGCCCTGGCGCGGCGTCGTCGTGGCCGGCGCGGGCCGGCAGCAGGCGGCCGCGCTCGCCGACGCGGGGCTCGTCACCGGTCCTGACTCGCCGTGGCTCGGCGTCGGCGCCTGCACCGGGCGCCCCGGCTGCGCCAAGTCCCTCGCGGACGTACGCGCCGACGCCACCGCCCTCCTCACCGCCGGCGCCGGCGGCCTGCCCGTCCACTGGTCCGGCTGCGAACGCCGCTGCGGCCACCCCCGCGGCGACTGGGCCGACGTCGTCGCGACCGGCGACGGCCACTACGAGGTGTCCGCGCCCGGCGCGCCGCCCCGTACCGTCCCCCTCCCCGAACTCGCCGGCGCCCTCGCGGCGGCGCGCACCACCACCCCGACGAAGACCACCACGAAGACCCCGACGAAGTGA
- the cobN gene encoding cobaltochelatase subunit CobN has product MSHPSEGRPAQPSPSVLLLSTSDTDLLSARAATGPVPYRFANPTRLALEDLPALLEGTDLVVVRLLGGLRAWQDGIDLLLAQDRPVVVLTGEQAPDAQLMEASTVPIGIAAEAHAYLAHGGPANLEQLARFLSDTVLLTGHGFEPPAAAPTWGRLPRTPRSENPGGPLIAVLYYRAHHMSGNTAFVDALCGAIEDAGGRALPLYVASLRAPEPELLEQLREADALVTTVLAAGGTRPADASAGGDDESWDAGALAALDVPVLQALCLTGSRAAWEENDEGLSPLDAASQVAVPEFDGRLITVPFSFKEIDEDGLPSYVADAERAARVAGTAVRHARLRHIPNSDKRLALVLSAYPTKHSRIGNAVGLDTPASAVSLLRRLREEGYDFGHEPVPGLESGDGDELIYALIEAGGHDQEWLTEEQLARNPVRIPAADYRRWYATLPEELRSGVERHWGPPPGEMFLDRSRNPEGDIVLAALRRGNLLILIQPPRGFGENPIAIYHDPDLPPSHHYLAAYRWIAASADDGGFGADAMIHLGKHGNLEWLPGKNAGLSAACGPDAALGDLPLIYPFLVNDPGEGTQAKRRAHATLVDHLVPPMARAESYGDIARLEQLLDEYAQISSMDPSKLPAIRAQIWTLIQAARLDHDLGLDDRPDDDGFDDFLLHVDGWLCEVKDAQIRDGLHVLGGAPTGPERVNLVLSILRARQIWGGSQSLPGLREALGLDESAATRTSADEAEATARALVEAMEAADWDPDAVPHSHGRDVAAILRFAATEVVPRLARTTDEIDHAVHALNGGFVPAGPSGSPLRGLVNVLPTGRNFYSVDPKAVPSRLAWETGQALADSLLERYRADNGAWPTSVGLSLWGTSAMRTAGDDVAEALALLGVRPVWDDASRRVTGLEPVPLAELGRPRIDVTLRISGFFRDAFPHTIGLLDDAVRLAASLDEPAADNLVRAHAQADLAEHGDERRATTRIFGSRPGTYGAGLLQLIDSRDWRTDADLAEVYTVWGGYAYGRGLEGRPARAEMESAYKRIAVAAKNTDTREHDIADSDDYFQYHGGMVATVRALRGTAPEAYIGDSTRPQTVRTRTLVEETSRVFRARVVNPRWIEAMRRHGYKGAFELAATVDYLFGYDATTGVVADWMYDKLTETYVLDPENRAFLQQANPWALHGIAERLLEAESRGMWAKPDAAVLEQLRQVFLETEGALEDDEA; this is encoded by the coding sequence ATGTCGCACCCGTCCGAGGGACGCCCCGCACAGCCCAGCCCCAGCGTCCTGCTCCTGTCGACGTCCGACACCGATCTGCTGAGCGCACGCGCCGCGACCGGCCCGGTCCCGTACCGCTTCGCGAACCCCACCCGCCTGGCGCTCGAGGATCTGCCGGCCCTGCTGGAGGGCACGGACCTCGTCGTCGTCCGCCTCCTCGGCGGACTGCGCGCCTGGCAGGACGGCATCGACCTGCTGCTCGCGCAGGACCGCCCCGTCGTCGTCCTCACCGGCGAACAGGCCCCCGACGCCCAGCTGATGGAGGCCTCCACGGTCCCGATCGGCATCGCCGCGGAGGCCCACGCCTACCTCGCGCACGGCGGCCCGGCGAACCTGGAGCAGCTGGCCCGCTTCCTGTCGGACACCGTGCTGCTCACCGGTCACGGCTTCGAGCCACCGGCCGCCGCCCCCACCTGGGGCCGGCTCCCCCGCACGCCCCGCTCCGAGAACCCCGGCGGCCCGCTGATCGCGGTGCTCTACTACCGGGCCCACCACATGAGCGGCAACACCGCCTTCGTGGACGCCCTGTGCGGCGCGATCGAGGACGCCGGCGGCCGCGCACTGCCGCTGTACGTGGCGTCCCTGCGCGCCCCCGAGCCGGAGCTGCTGGAGCAGCTGCGGGAGGCCGACGCCCTGGTGACCACGGTGCTCGCCGCGGGCGGCACCCGCCCGGCGGACGCGAGCGCCGGCGGCGACGACGAGTCGTGGGACGCGGGCGCGCTCGCCGCCCTCGACGTACCCGTCCTGCAGGCGCTGTGCCTGACCGGGTCGCGTGCGGCGTGGGAGGAGAACGACGAGGGCCTGTCCCCGCTGGACGCGGCGAGCCAGGTGGCCGTGCCCGAGTTCGACGGCCGGCTCATCACCGTCCCGTTCTCCTTCAAGGAGATCGACGAGGACGGCCTCCCGTCGTACGTCGCCGATGCCGAGCGCGCCGCCCGCGTCGCCGGGACCGCGGTCCGCCACGCCCGGCTGCGCCACATCCCGAACAGCGACAAGCGCCTCGCGCTGGTGCTGTCGGCGTACCCGACCAAGCACTCCCGCATCGGCAACGCGGTCGGCCTGGACACCCCCGCCTCCGCGGTGTCGCTGCTGCGCCGCCTGCGCGAGGAGGGCTACGACTTCGGGCACGAGCCGGTCCCCGGACTCGAGTCCGGTGACGGCGACGAGCTGATCTACGCGCTCATCGAGGCCGGCGGCCACGACCAGGAGTGGCTGACGGAGGAGCAGCTCGCCCGCAACCCGGTCCGTATCCCGGCCGCCGACTACAGGCGCTGGTACGCGACGCTCCCCGAGGAGCTGCGCTCGGGCGTCGAGCGGCACTGGGGCCCGCCGCCCGGCGAGATGTTCCTCGACCGTTCCCGCAATCCCGAGGGCGACATCGTGCTCGCCGCGCTGCGGCGCGGGAACCTGCTGATCCTGATCCAGCCGCCGCGCGGCTTCGGCGAGAACCCGATCGCGATCTACCACGACCCCGATCTGCCGCCCTCGCACCACTACCTGGCCGCCTACCGCTGGATCGCCGCGTCGGCGGACGACGGCGGTTTCGGCGCCGACGCGATGATCCACCTGGGCAAGCACGGCAACCTGGAGTGGCTGCCCGGCAAGAACGCCGGCCTGTCCGCGGCCTGCGGGCCCGACGCCGCGCTCGGCGACCTGCCGCTGATCTACCCGTTCCTCGTCAACGACCCGGGCGAGGGCACCCAGGCCAAGCGCCGCGCGCACGCGACGCTCGTCGACCACCTGGTGCCGCCGATGGCGCGCGCCGAGTCGTACGGCGACATCGCGCGCCTGGAGCAGCTGCTGGACGAGTACGCGCAGATCTCGTCCATGGACCCGTCCAAGCTGCCCGCGATCCGCGCCCAGATCTGGACCCTGATCCAGGCCGCGCGGCTCGACCACGACCTGGGCCTGGACGACCGCCCCGACGACGACGGCTTCGACGACTTCCTGCTGCACGTCGACGGCTGGTTGTGCGAGGTCAAGGACGCGCAGATCCGTGACGGACTGCATGTGCTGGGCGGCGCGCCGACCGGCCCCGAGCGGGTCAACCTGGTGCTGTCCATCCTGCGCGCCCGGCAGATCTGGGGCGGCTCGCAGTCCCTGCCCGGCCTGCGTGAGGCGCTGGGCCTCGACGAGTCCGCGGCGACCCGTACGAGCGCCGACGAGGCGGAGGCCACGGCCCGTGCGCTCGTCGAGGCGATGGAGGCGGCGGACTGGGACCCGGACGCGGTGCCGCACTCGCACGGCCGGGACGTCGCGGCGATCCTGCGTTTCGCGGCGACGGAGGTCGTGCCGCGGCTGGCCCGCACCACCGACGAGATCGACCACGCGGTGCACGCCCTGAACGGCGGTTTCGTCCCCGCCGGTCCGTCGGGCTCTCCGCTGCGCGGGCTGGTCAACGTCCTGCCGACGGGCCGCAACTTCTACTCCGTCGACCCGAAGGCCGTCCCCTCGCGGCTCGCCTGGGAGACCGGCCAGGCCCTCGCGGACTCGCTCCTCGAGCGCTACCGCGCCGACAACGGCGCCTGGCCGACCTCCGTCGGCCTGTCCCTGTGGGGCACCAGCGCCATGCGCACGGCCGGCGACGACGTCGCCGAGGCGCTGGCACTGCTCGGTGTCCGCCCCGTGTGGGACGACGCCTCCCGCCGGGTGACCGGCCTGGAGCCCGTACCGCTCGCGGAGCTGGGCCGCCCCCGGATCGACGTCACCCTGCGCATCTCGGGCTTCTTCCGTGACGCGTTCCCGCACACGATCGGTCTCCTGGACGACGCGGTCCGCCTCGCGGCCTCGCTCGACGAGCCGGCGGCCGACAACCTCGTCCGCGCCCACGCGCAGGCCGACCTGGCGGAGCACGGCGACGAGCGCCGGGCCACGACCCGAATCTTCGGCTCCCGGCCGGGTACGTACGGCGCGGGCCTGCTCCAGCTGATCGACAGCCGCGACTGGCGCACGGACGCGGACCTGGCCGAGGTCTACACGGTGTGGGGCGGGTACGCGTACGGCCGCGGTCTGGAGGGCCGCCCGGCGCGCGCCGAGATGGAGAGCGCGTACAAGCGGATCGCCGTCGCCGCGAAGAACACGGACACCCGCGAGCACGACATCGCCGACTCCGACGACTACTTCCAGTACCACGGCGGCATGGTCGCCACCGTCCGCGCGCTGCGCGGCACGGCCCCCGAGGCGTACATCGGCGACTCCACCCGCCCGCAGACGGTCCGCACCCGCACGCTGGTCGAGGAGACCTCCCGCGTCTTCCGCGCCCGAGTGGTCAACCCGCGCTGGATCGAGGCGATGCGCCGCCACGGCTACAAGGGCGCCTTCGAGCTGGCGGCCACGGTCGACTACCTCTTCGGGTACGACGCGACGACGGGCGTCGTCGCGGACTGGATGTACGACAAGCTCACCGAGACGTACGTCCTGGACCCGGAGAACCGCGCGTTCCTCCAGCAGGCCAACCCGTGGGCGCTGCACGGCATCGCGGAGAGGCTGCTGGAGGCGGAGTCCCGGGGCATGTGGGCGAAGCCGGACGCGGCGGTGCTGGAGCAGCTGCGGCAGGTCTTCCTCGAGACCGAGGGCGCCCTGGAGGACGACGAGGCGTAG
- a CDS encoding NADPH-dependent F420 reductase, which yields MKIGIIGAGHIGSTLARHFVRIGHGVVISNSRGPDTLAGLVEEIGGGLRAVTVREAAGFGQVVVVSIPYGRYKELPADALKDKVLIDTCNYSPERDGHDPDLDDDSTTSSEKIRAHTDADLVKAFNAIHWQNLRDRGRGKGEPGRLAIPVSGTDTEAKAVVAGLIRDIGFDPVDAGDIGHGGRSHQPGSRLYGAEMSAQEMNDLLRAGAAA from the coding sequence ATGAAGATCGGCATCATCGGCGCAGGTCACATCGGCTCCACCCTGGCCCGCCACTTCGTGCGCATCGGCCATGGCGTGGTCATCAGCAACTCCAGGGGGCCGGACACGCTGGCCGGGCTCGTGGAGGAGATCGGCGGCGGGCTGCGTGCGGTCACCGTGCGGGAGGCGGCCGGGTTCGGCCAGGTCGTCGTGGTGAGCATTCCGTACGGGCGTTACAAGGAGCTGCCGGCGGACGCCCTCAAGGACAAGGTCCTGATCGACACCTGCAACTACTCTCCCGAGCGCGACGGGCACGACCCCGACCTGGACGACGACAGCACCACCTCCAGCGAGAAGATCAGGGCCCACACGGACGCCGACCTCGTGAAGGCGTTCAACGCGATCCACTGGCAGAACCTTCGCGACCGGGGCCGCGGCAAGGGCGAACCGGGCCGGCTGGCCATTCCCGTCTCCGGGACCGACACGGAGGCCAAGGCCGTGGTCGCGGGACTCATCCGGGACATCGGCTTCGACCCGGTGGACGCCGGCGACATCGGCCACGGTGGCCGCAGCCATCAGCCGGGGTCGCGCCTGTACGGGGCCGAGATGTCCGCACAGGAGATGAACGACCTGCTCCGGGCCGGCGCCGCGGCGTGA
- a CDS encoding four-helix bundle copper-binding protein has product MTTSVKDMLNTYPADLGGVDREALARCIEECVACAQACTACADACLSEGMVGDLTKCIRTDMDCADICAATAAVLSRHTGYDANITRAIVQACATTCKACADECESHADMHEHCRVCAEACRSCEQACNELLASLG; this is encoded by the coding sequence ATGACCACGTCCGTGAAGGACATGCTGAACACCTACCCCGCCGACCTCGGCGGCGTCGACCGGGAGGCCCTCGCCCGGTGCATCGAGGAGTGCGTCGCCTGCGCCCAGGCGTGCACCGCCTGCGCGGACGCCTGTCTGTCGGAGGGCATGGTGGGCGATCTGACGAAGTGCATCCGCACCGACATGGACTGCGCCGACATCTGCGCCGCCACCGCCGCCGTCCTCTCCCGCCACACCGGCTACGACGCCAACATCACCCGCGCGATCGTGCAGGCGTGCGCCACCACCTGCAAGGCGTGCGCCGACGAGTGCGAGAGCCACGCCGACATGCACGAGCACTGCCGCGTCTGCGCCGAGGCGTGCCGGAGCTGTGAGCAGGCGTGCAACGAGCTCCTGGCGTCCCTGGGGTGA
- a CDS encoding SAM-dependent methyltransferase, with product MSEHAHQLAATEDIRARIDTTKPHSARFWNYFVGGKDHYEIDRETGDHIKAIFPGLVDVARTSRQFLGRAVRHLAGEQGIRQFLDVGTGLPTADNTHEVAQRVAPDARIVYVDSDPLVLTHARALLTSTPAGRTAYLDADLYDPESIIKAAGGTLDLSQPVALMILNTLGHVAEYDRAKELVGRLMAGLPSGSYLVISDSTATSEGMIAASAAYNSSGAVPYYVRGVDEIAGFFDGLDLVEPGVVQVTRWRPETDDPSAAEAPAVDAYGAVGRKP from the coding sequence GTGTCTGAACACGCCCACCAACTCGCCGCCACCGAGGACATACGCGCCCGGATCGACACGACCAAGCCGCACTCCGCCCGCTTCTGGAACTACTTCGTGGGCGGCAAGGACCATTACGAGATCGACCGTGAGACCGGCGACCACATCAAGGCGATCTTCCCCGGTCTGGTCGACGTCGCGCGCACGAGCCGCCAGTTCCTCGGCCGTGCCGTCCGGCACCTGGCCGGCGAGCAGGGCATCCGCCAGTTCCTCGACGTGGGCACCGGCCTGCCCACCGCCGACAACACCCACGAGGTGGCGCAGCGCGTCGCCCCGGACGCGCGCATCGTCTACGTCGACAGCGACCCGCTCGTACTCACCCACGCGCGGGCCCTGCTCACCAGCACCCCCGCGGGCAGGACGGCGTACCTGGACGCCGATCTGTACGACCCGGAGAGCATCATCAAGGCCGCCGGGGGGACGCTGGATCTGTCGCAGCCCGTCGCGCTGATGATCCTCAACACCCTCGGCCACGTCGCCGAGTACGACCGGGCCAAGGAGCTCGTGGGCCGGCTCATGGCGGGCCTGCCGTCGGGCAGTTACCTGGTGATCAGCGACAGCACCGCGACCAGCGAGGGCATGATCGCCGCCTCCGCCGCGTACAACTCCAGTGGCGCGGTGCCGTACTACGTGCGCGGCGTCGACGAGATCGCCGGGTTCTTCGACGGCCTGGACCTGGTGGAGCCGGGCGTCGTCCAGGTCACCCGGTGGCGCCCGGAGACTGACGACCCGTCGGCGGCCGAGGCGCCCGCGGTGGACGCGTACGGAGCGGTGGGCCGCAAGCCGTAG
- a CDS encoding class I SAM-dependent methyltransferase has product MHRNIRTVDDVLKLMDELFAPEADRWTAGGSTWWDDFYTDRTKPVPFFVDKADESLAANLERGLIRPGRALDLGCGPGRNAVHLAAAGFDVDAVDLSPTALGWAEERAREAGADVRFHCGDAFELTAAELGGPYDLIHDSGCFHHLPPHRRVSYLALLDRVLAPGGHFSLTCFASGAMGSELPDADFYRGGRPGLHGGLAYTPESLRRIFSGLTEVELRRMRDEAPGSEYFGEPFLWTALFRRDDAPATG; this is encoded by the coding sequence ATGCACCGGAACATACGCACGGTCGACGACGTACTGAAGCTCATGGACGAGTTGTTCGCGCCTGAGGCCGACCGCTGGACGGCCGGGGGATCCACCTGGTGGGACGACTTCTACACCGACCGCACCAAGCCGGTGCCGTTCTTCGTGGACAAGGCGGACGAGAGCCTGGCCGCGAACCTCGAACGGGGCCTGATCAGGCCCGGCCGGGCGCTCGACCTGGGGTGCGGTCCCGGGCGCAACGCCGTGCACCTGGCGGCGGCCGGTTTCGACGTGGACGCCGTCGACCTCTCACCGACGGCCCTCGGCTGGGCCGAGGAACGCGCCCGTGAGGCAGGGGCGGACGTCCGTTTCCACTGCGGCGACGCCTTCGAGCTCACCGCCGCGGAACTCGGCGGCCCGTACGACCTGATCCACGACTCGGGGTGCTTCCACCATCTGCCGCCCCACCGCCGGGTCAGCTACCTCGCCCTGCTCGACCGGGTCCTCGCACCCGGCGGCCACTTCTCGCTCACCTGCTTCGCGTCCGGCGCGATGGGCAGCGAGCTCCCCGACGCGGACTTTTACCGCGGCGGCCGCCCCGGCCTCCACGGCGGCCTCGCCTACACGCCGGAGTCGCTGCGCCGGATCTTCTCCGGCCTGACGGAGGTCGAACTGCGCCGTATGCGCGACGAGGCGCCCGGCTCCGAGTACTTCGGCGAGCCCTTCCTGTGGACGGCCCTGTTCCGCCGCGACGACGCCCCGGCCACCGGGTAG
- a CDS encoding PH domain-containing protein — protein MALFGNAHTIDPGQAQQEYARLLGQGERVQAAYMLIRDTILFTDRRLILVDKQGITGRKVEYHSVPYRSITHFAVETAGTFDLDAELKIWISGNSVPIEKTFTKGVDIYEVQAILTQFVAR, from the coding sequence GTGGCACTTTTCGGGAACGCGCACACGATCGATCCGGGGCAGGCGCAGCAGGAGTACGCGCGACTCCTGGGGCAGGGCGAGCGCGTGCAGGCCGCGTACATGCTCATACGCGACACGATCCTGTTCACCGACCGCCGGCTGATCCTCGTGGACAAGCAGGGAATCACCGGCCGGAAGGTCGAGTACCACTCGGTCCCGTACCGCAGCATCACGCACTTCGCCGTCGAGACCGCCGGTACGTTCGACCTCGACGCGGAACTTAAGATCTGGATCTCCGGCAACTCGGTGCCCATCGAGAAGACGTTCACCAAGGGCGTCGACATCTACGAGGTGCAGGCCATCCTGACGCAGTTCGTGGCACGTTAG
- a CDS encoding maleylpyruvate isomerase family mycothiol-dependent enzyme, translating into MGTPTVAARDIPRTSAARAREVNEAEIRASLAIMGSLGADAWSKPTACTGWTVRDMVAHEVGQYEELPKPWLMVSRVRHARRTHPGLGALDGHNETQVEERGWTSGPELVQEFARLAPRGARSLRRMPAPMRRRMRLSMIFPEGKELPEDSMEYLNSVLVARDTWMHRVDISDATGVELVLDEHDREIMNQVVLDLALDWTGPPCLLELSGPAGGRHRLGSGPPVATLRADAVDFARHLSGRQPRGELRYEGDEDGVAALVTARVLF; encoded by the coding sequence ATGGGCACGCCGACCGTCGCCGCGCGTGACATTCCCCGGACCTCCGCCGCGCGGGCGCGCGAGGTCAACGAGGCGGAGATCCGCGCCTCGCTCGCGATCATGGGGTCGCTGGGCGCCGACGCGTGGTCCAAGCCCACCGCGTGTACGGGCTGGACCGTGCGCGACATGGTCGCCCACGAGGTCGGGCAGTACGAGGAGTTGCCCAAGCCGTGGCTGATGGTCAGCCGTGTCCGGCATGCCCGGCGGACGCATCCGGGGCTCGGGGCGCTCGACGGGCACAACGAGACCCAGGTCGAGGAACGGGGCTGGACGTCCGGCCCCGAGCTGGTCCAGGAGTTCGCGCGGCTGGCCCCCCGGGGCGCCCGGTCGCTGCGGCGGATGCCCGCTCCGATGCGGCGGCGGATGAGGCTCAGCATGATCTTTCCCGAAGGGAAGGAGCTGCCGGAAGACTCCATGGAGTACTTGAACAGTGTCCTCGTCGCCCGCGACACCTGGATGCACCGGGTGGACATCAGCGACGCCACCGGCGTCGAGCTGGTGCTCGACGAGCACGACCGCGAGATCATGAACCAGGTCGTGCTGGACCTGGCGCTCGACTGGACCGGCCCGCCCTGCCTGCTGGAGCTGTCGGGTCCGGCCGGGGGACGCCACCGGCTCGGGAGCGGCCCGCCGGTCGCCACCCTGCGCGCGGACGCGGTGGACTTCGCCCGGCACCTGTCCGGGCGGCAGCCGCGCGGCGAGTTGCGGTACGAGGGCGACGAGGACGGGGTGGCGGCGCTCGTCACGGCACGCGTCCTGTTCTGA
- a CDS encoding maleylpyruvate isomerase family mycothiol-dependent enzyme, translating to MVHAERAALIDDLAHLDDEQWEKPSLCEGWTVHCVVAHLIDTAKTTRLGFAAGLVRAGFDFHRQNTRGVERERCASPQETLERLRRVASRRSTPPAPLDSRLVEEVVHGEDIRRPLGLTRSYRQEAVARALRLQTRTPASFGGAKELMTRVRLTATDVDLSVGAGPEVSGTALSLLLAVSGRRVALNELDGPGVTTLTTTPA from the coding sequence ATGGTGCACGCGGAGCGCGCGGCGCTGATCGACGACCTCGCCCACCTCGATGACGAGCAGTGGGAGAAGCCGTCACTGTGTGAGGGGTGGACCGTGCACTGCGTGGTCGCCCATCTGATCGACACGGCGAAGACGACGCGCCTCGGTTTCGCGGCCGGCCTCGTCCGGGCGGGGTTCGACTTCCACCGTCAGAACACACGCGGTGTGGAGCGGGAGCGCTGCGCCTCACCGCAGGAGACGTTGGAGCGGCTTCGTCGGGTGGCCTCCCGGCGGTCGACGCCTCCGGCGCCCCTCGACAGCCGACTCGTCGAGGAGGTCGTGCACGGTGAGGACATCCGTCGGCCCTTGGGTCTCACCCGCTCCTACCGGCAGGAGGCCGTGGCCAGAGCGCTCCGCCTGCAGACTCGCACGCCGGCGTCGTTCGGCGGGGCCAAGGAGCTGATGACCCGCGTACGGCTGACGGCAACGGACGTCGACCTGTCGGTCGGAGCCGGTCCGGAGGTGAGCGGAACCGCGCTCTCGCTGCTCCTGGCCGTATCCGGACGACGGGTCGCGCTGAACGAACTCGACGGGCCGGGAGTCACGACGCTAACGACGACGCCTGCCTGA
- a CDS encoding class I SAM-dependent methyltransferase, with translation MTEPSYLAAVRESYDTVAADYAELVKNPGELDPVSRAMLAAFAEVVQVSGRGPVADLGCGPGKITAHLAELGVSAFGIDLSPKMIELARKAYPGLSFAVGSMTGLEIRDNELGGILAYYSAHHTPPELLPVVFAEFRRTLAPGGHLMLAGHVGDDEHLRPTRAYGGHPVSYESHLLSPDRIAELLERAGLVVTARLVQAPDEGSRRTAATFLARRPEEP, from the coding sequence GTGACTGAGCCCTCCTACCTCGCCGCGGTCCGGGAGTCGTACGACACCGTTGCCGCCGACTACGCGGAACTGGTCAAGAACCCGGGAGAGCTGGACCCTGTGTCCCGGGCGATGCTGGCCGCGTTCGCCGAGGTCGTGCAGGTGTCCGGACGCGGGCCGGTCGCGGACCTGGGGTGCGGGCCGGGCAAGATCACGGCGCATCTGGCGGAGCTGGGGGTGTCCGCCTTCGGCATCGACCTGTCCCCGAAGATGATCGAGCTGGCCCGGAAGGCGTATCCGGGCCTGAGCTTCGCAGTGGGGTCGATGACCGGGCTGGAGATCCGGGACAACGAGCTCGGCGGCATCCTGGCCTACTACTCCGCCCACCACACGCCGCCGGAGCTGTTGCCGGTCGTGTTCGCCGAATTCCGTCGCACGCTCGCCCCCGGCGGCCATCTGATGCTGGCCGGCCATGTGGGGGACGACGAGCATCTCCGCCCGACCCGGGCGTACGGCGGCCACCCGGTGTCCTACGAGTCCCACTTGCTGTCGCCGGATCGGATCGCCGAGCTGTTGGAACGCGCCGGACTCGTCGTCACCGCGCGACTCGTGCAGGCGCCCGACGAGGGAAGCAGGAGGACTGCCGCCACCTTTCTGGCGCGCAGACCTGAAGAGCCGTGA